The Emys orbicularis isolate rEmyOrb1 chromosome 9, rEmyOrb1.hap1, whole genome shotgun sequence genomic sequence TCTAGCCACAGGATGAGGATAGAGATCTCATTTCTCTGGACTTCTGTGTCTTCTGTCCAGTTTCAGCCCTGCTCTCACCCTTCCTGTCTCCTATTTAACAGTCCGCAGCTGATGAGTTGACTGCTGTTAACGGGTTAATCACCCAGTCCTAATCAATTATCTCCCAATTTGGCCTTTGCAAGAGCGCTTACAAAGTGTGCAAAGTGGGAGCTAGCCCAAGGctattcccactttgtcacacagaTACCCTTCCTCCACTTGCTGTACACAAGCAGAGAGCACCCATACACAGGGGGAATGCTCTGCTAGGAATCTCGAGCCAAGTCAAGGCCACTTTGCACTGCATAGCAATGGCCTTAGCAGAATGGACAATCTAGGACTCTTAGTTCAAGAGCCTCCATTAATCTCACGTGTCATGCTGGCAGCTAGAGAGGGATGCAGTCTTGCAGGTGGCCGGAACCCAAAGGGATTTTGAGTGCCTTCTATCTATATTTCTTATTCATCTTCATCCCCTTCCTTTTtctattaatgtatttttttccatGAATGCTGTTTTGAAGACACTCTCACCACTAGTTGAACCAGTCTTCTACTTATCTTTGCATTAGTGCTTCACTCTATTAGCTACAAACTGAGAATAACCCTTCTAGAGGCAAAAAACAGTTTAGGGCTTGGTTCTCTAATGCTTTGCACCCTGTGTAGTCATCTACACCTCAGCAGAATGGACCTAaagtgctaccattctgatttggttaCCTTTTACAACCAccctgcactggtataaatgacttgACAAAGTTACAGGGCAATGGAGAAATAGAACCTCTGTCACCAGAATATCATAGTATAAGTCTCTCCTAAACAAAAGCTGCCTAGCACAGCAAATTATTTATGGTAGTTCAACAATAAGGATTATCCTACCTATTTTAGGTCCTTATACGGCACCCATTACTGTAACATCTTGGTGTCTCACAATCATTAGTATATGTATCCCTACTAAACCCCATGAGGTAGTGAattgctattattcccattttactgatgaggaACAGAAAGACTAAGTACTTCATTCaacgtcacacaggaagtgtgtgacAGCCCATCGACCTAGTTACGGCCTTTTGAGGATGTGGATTTACTatagtgatggaaaaaccccttctgtcactgtagcaagTGCCTACACTACAGAGGTGTAGTAGCAGCACCGCAGCCATAGTGCTTATAGTGTAGACGTGCTCTTAGAAGATAaaggcccattttcaaaagtgacctaggcACTTAAGGAATCTATGTGTCACTTAACATCTTTGGGACCTAAATGTCTAAGCCACTTTCGAAAATGGGactatgtcagttaggggtgtaATCTTTTCCCCGTATAGTTATATTGGCACGGCCCATAATGAGGGTGCAGTTATGTCAATATAAAGTGCTCATACCAGCATAGCTTATCCCCGTTCCTGTATGGGaacagttatactggtatcaACCTAGTGCTCTTGTCTAATGGCAGCCACACCAAGAGATAGTACTGCGTTAATTATGCCAGGGCAGTTAAAGTGGTACAGCTTTGGTGTGCCAAGAAGGTCTAAATCACTTCAGTGCTTTCGAAAACGTTGCCGTGGCTCTTCTGCTGAACGTGAAGGGGGGATTTTTTTCTAACCCtaatgctggtgggcagaggggtAACTAAGATGGCAAGAATTAGGCTCTGGTTCTGGCCTGATGACCCAGGGGGAAAGTGTGGATCTGGCAAGCGCTGCCATTGCCAGCAACTCCCCCAGGCCACGCGAGGTGCATGGTGAGCCCTAGCCCTGCTGCAAAGGGCCATGGGAAATTCTGTATAGCGCAAGCAGTCGCCAAGCGCCTGGACTGATCATAGCTTAGGCCTCCTAGGAGGCCTTGGCTCCCAACAGGGAGCCCCTGCTCCAACTTGGGCCAACAGTAGCCCTGAGCTGTGTTTCGCCTCAGAGGACACGGGCCCTCTGCTCTTGCTCTCCCCAGGAGAGCCAGgtagtgctggggggcggggcagagctaCAGCGGCAACCAGGGCGGCGCCTGAGGAGGCCACCCCGGCATCATAGAGCGATCGGTCCTCCCGGCTTCCAGAAGGGCCACGAGAGTGGAGCTGCGCAGACTCTCCTTACACCGGAAGCTGGCGGCTTGAGCTCAGACCGGAAGTGGTTCCCAGGGGGAAGGCGCTGCCGGCCGGGGCCATTCGCGAGCCGGGGACCTGGCGAGGCGATGAAGCCAGCAGTGGACGAGATGTTCCCCGAGGGCGCCGGGCCCTACGTGGACCTGGACGAGGTGATGATGCTAGCGGGGGAGGCGGCGCGCGCAGTCCCCCCTGTTAGGGATGCCGCGGGCTGAGCTGGCGGTTACGGGCTCGCGCTGGGGGAGCGGCGGACGAGGAGCTGACAGGACGCGAGTCTGGGCAGCGGTCCcagatctgattggctggttTCTAGCGCCTCCTACAGGGCGGGGCACCCCGGGGCGGGCAGTTCTCCCCCtcgccccttcacataacatacaaACCAGGGGTCACACGATAAAATTAAAGACGTACATTTTCACCcaattcacagtcaacctgtagaactccttgcctggagatgttgtgaaggccaaagtataaatgggttcaaaaaagaataggtcaattaatagctattagccaagatggtcagggatgcaatcccctGCTCTTTGTATCCCtaagcctttgactgccagaagctgggactggacaacaggggatggctAACTGAAAAATTACCCTggtctggtcattccctctgaagcatctggcctaAGGCTGAACCCTCAACTGAAACCACACAAGTGTGATCCGAAGTGTTACATCTACAGTGTTAGGTGATCCTCAGAGATCCCTGCAACTGGGAGAGAAAACATTTCTCTATTTTCAGTGTATTTATTTTGTCATTAGACAGCActttgttctagtgcttaactacccttacggttagtaagtttttcctgatgtctagCCTaagtctctcttgctgcaatttaagaccattacttccTGTTCTGCGTGCcagtggttaaggagaaaaaATTATCACctttctctttataacaaccttttatgtaattgTTTTTATGTaaagtgctgagtagagtggaagaattacttcttgagtcttgcttacagcactcctgccaGTACATCCCAGAAAcctgtttgctccccccccctccaccccacccacacagtaCATTACTGTGGTGTTCTATGTAGGCATCACAGTGTTTGCCTAGAATTTACTGCAGGATTGGGATCTTGGTTATCTCTGTCACACTTCCACTAAGAAATTTAGCATATGACAGGCTGGGAGAAAATGAAGGTTATTGCCAATAAAACAAGCTAAGTTCAAGCTCTCCAGAAGCAGGAGAGACAATCACGCCACTTAAATGAGTTGTACAGATGGCAACAAAAGTGGAAAGAAGATGGGGTAATGTATAATACCTCAAAGGGtttagggatagctcaggggtttgagcattggcctgctaaacccaggcttgtgagttcaatccttgaggggaccacttagggatctggggcaaaatcagtacttggtcctgctagtgaaggcagggggctggactcgatgacctttcaaggtcccttccagttctaggagataggatatcgtcattaattataattattatgttAATTTGATAGGTATGTAAATATTTGTATGAATGATCAAGATAATTAAACATATACAAAGCTTTAAATAGTGAATATTATGATTTGCCACTAAACTATGCACAGTAGGTGACAAAATACTGTTCTTTCTTAGGCAGGAGGAAGTACAGGTTTATTGATGGACTTAGCAGCTAATGAAAAGGCAGTTCATGCAGATTTCTTTAATGGTAAGGCAATTCAACACATTTCAGTTCCAGTGctactttatttttatattttagttaTTTTATATTTAGTTATTAATAGTTTAGTAGGTTTACAGTATTTGGTGCTAGAAATTAACAACCAGAATCATTAGTTTGGGAAGCAAGAATAGCCAAGACAAGCCTACCTTAGATTTTATCTTGAGTAATGTAGCATTACAGCTTCTGCCGTATTTGAGATAAACCTGTTTTTGGGTTATTATGTTCTTTACATGTCTTGAACTTCAGTTTTTGAATGGAAAAATTACATTTTGTGATATTTCAGTTTGTACTTTGTCACATTtgtaataattaaatcacattaAATAGAAAACTGGGCAATGTATAAAAATTGCTTGCCTGCCTTCACCATCtcaaaatgaatttatttatcAGATTTGGTCATTCCAAATGAAATTGCCCAGTCATACTTGCATGACTGACTCTGTGTTAGTAACTTTGACTAGTGGTATATGGAAATTGTGAACCAAGTTATTGTTTACAAGAGATTGTCTCATATATCAGTACCTCAAATCCTTTACGTGGTAAAATGGATGGATGTTACTATTTTCAAGAATAGCCAGTTGCATAGTTGAGGAATAACATAACTTCGTATTTGGCCAGTTTTGGATAGGAAATACAATGTATGCCTGGGCAATACGCATTTTCCATGTTTGGTAAATAATACAGCTTTGACAGATAAACAGCAAAGAACTGACAGAAACCCAAGGGAATAACTAAAATTTGCTGTGGTTGAGGCATCATTGTCACAAACTATGGAAAATGGTTGATCTCAAAAATATCTTGAGGCTATTTAGGGTTTCTGTCTGTGTCCAAAGtatttttaagtttttacatCTGGTTAGTCAACCCATAAATTAAAGTGGTTTTACTTGGAATGACCCAGTTTTTTAGTGCATATGTCTTACAACTGAAAGAGTGACTGCATAGAGTAGAGCCGGGCACAAATGCCATGCAAGCATCTCCATAAAGTTCCCCCAGTGCATTTAAGTCAAAACATTGGAATAGCAAGAGGGTCTAACCTTGGACCTCTCCTAAACAAAGATTGTGAGTAATAGCAAATTGTATGGCAATATTCTCACATAAGCAAGTGTCCAACAAGGACTAGGTTTCAATGACAAGGCTCATCTGCACCTGAAACCTTGACAAGCTACAAACCCCAGATTTCAATGCACATCATAAAAACCCCAAAAGGTCTTAATAGAACAAAGGGGGTTCATCAGAAGCATATTGTGGTGAGATTACAGTGCATTCTTAGAAAAAGAAACATGGGAGTAGCAGACATAGCTATGATCTGAAACCCAGGGTCCTGAATctgcaaagctcttaagcatgtgTGTCAAGTTCAGCTTGAATGAGTTGTATATTATCAACTAACGCCCCAATCCTGCTAAAATGTATATACATGAGACCAGTtaaatgcttaaaattaaattcttaattgttttgctgaataggggcAGAGTGCTCTGTACTTCGCAGGATTGAGCCCTCTTGAACACAGTGCTCAGTCAGTTGATTTCTAAAGAActtcagggcttgatcctgctcccattaaagtaagtggcaaaactcccactgagttctcTGATGCAGGATAAGGGCCTCAGCTGACATCTTGGGtctgtctttttttcctcctcttttcctACAGGAAATTACTTGCTGTAATTTTTATACTTCAGATTAAtttagtttgtttaaaatgtatgtgCCTTCAGTCCAGAGTGATGAAAAACTGTATGTAAATAGCATATGCATAGGTACTatattaattttcttttgttgttttctgaATAGATTTTGAAGATCTTTTTGATGATGATGACATCCAGTGAAATTACTCTTCCAGCTATGCAATGCTAAGGTGTGGAATCCTCCTGTAGGattgtcttttgtttgtttaaaaaaaaccccaaaacccagaGAGAATCTGTATGTTATCTCTGAAGAGCCATTGGAAACTAGAAGATTGGTAAAGATGACAGAAGAAAGGAGTTGCGAACTGTTATCACTAGGTTACGTGTAGATTTTCTTCAATTTTATTTGCTGATGTGCTTGTTGAATAAAATATGAACAAAATCTCTCCCCGGGATGTACTTTCAGTTTAATAGATGTTGTCATGCACTGAAATTCCCTGATGAGCCATAATTTTGTAAAATCATTCAccattacttttatttattaGGCAAAGACAAATTGCAGGCTTTACCATCTGCTAGATGAGTTTTGTTTCTCGTTGTGTGGGATTAAGCTATCCAGTCTTTCTCTGAGTAAAACATTGAATATATTTGTGTTTTTACACATAGCGCAATGAAGGGAGTGTGTTTTTTACAATTTCAGGTTTTAATATCCAATTTCTATAGCTATtttagcttccatccaggacattttTTTTCAGACAGCAATAATGCAATCTTAAAATGCTAAAATGAAACACATTTTGTGATCCTAGATCACACTATGGGAATATTGATTTAAAATACCCAGATCATTTTAATGTTTGAAAATAaatttctccttcactgatgtgccagaatatattttaatattttgtgtCTCTTGAAGCAGTTGATGTGCTCATAACCATATCGAAGAGTACAAAGTACGCTAAAGTGGACTGTTACCAGGCATACATTTTATTTCCCACCTCTTAGTACAATTTATAGTTAAGAAAAGCATGTGTTTTTGTGCCTGCTCCTCCCAGTGTTCAAATACTGAGTTTTGCAATTAAGTTCAATGTACAATGGAAGTTTATAATTGGTATATGTGTTTTCATATTCAGGAATGCTACCCAGTTTAATCTTAGATTTGACTATATTCCATAATTTCTCATCAGAAAAACTAACCTTTGACCGTGATCCTTATTCTGGACTAAATTATGTCCAGGCTGCTCCTTTATAACCGCCCATTGCCTAATTGTAACCATGATTTTGACCCTAATTGTTGTATTTCACATTCCCACACTCTGACTAGGACAGTGCTCGTTTTATTACAGTGAGACCTTGCTCTTTATATTTGCCCTTACTTGAGCAAAACTCTCACAGAGCTTGctgtctttgtttaaaaaaaagtgaagagCTAGTGTCTTTGCCTTCCCTGGCTCCATTTGCATGTCTAAACCATGTAAGTTCAAATTCTCCTTTTGGCATCtcttcttttatactttcttcatTCTGAATTGACAGCAGTATCAATGTCAGCTGTAATTTCCTATCTGGCCTTTGTTGCTGGACACTTGGGCCCTACACATCTATTGACCTTCATTTCCTTTTCACATGTGACTCCTGTTTAAAAGATTTGAGGAGGTTGAACTAaaggccccacacttcctaaattTCACTTATACCACTGAGAAGTGCTGGTATTTTACCATACTGTATAATAAAGCTTCAGTTTACTCAACTCTGTCTTTCCAGCTTTTCACACATTATTCTGTGCATGGTTTGATTATTTTTATCTTGAAGTACTACTTCTGGGgtaattctgcatcactgcacgtgcgcagaattcatgtcccctgcagatttctttggttccctgcagaaaaatgacaggGAAGCTGAAAGAGCACCACTCCCTAGCAGTGCAGATTCATCGTTTCAGGAACCTGGAGCaaccagcagagaggtaaatcaccacggGGGTAGGGACACCCCAGCCCGTGGCTCCTGCCCTGAGCCAAGATCAGCTGCTAGTCTcctctgggctggaggcaggagaggacggaacttcctctttccctgcaaggagtggctggggctgtgtcataCCCACCCCTAGAAACttgccctgcttcctgcccccattgctcctcaacGGTGGGAAGAGGGGGTCACTATGGGgacctgctcccccatccacccagccCCGCATACATCCAGACCTCCCATACctagacacccctgccaagcctcacccatTACATCCAGAACCCCCTAGCCTTCCATACCCAAACACCAACCCAAGGAACCTCAACCCTTGCATCTGGAACCTCCCTTCACCCAGACCCTCTGCCtgtggacaccccccccccccttcactcagATTCCCTGCCTCTGGACTCTCACCCCTGCATGCAGACCACTCCTCCCTgaactcaaacccccaccctgatgccccaccccctgcaccaccctgagcccccacatccagacccccatgccaccgactcccaactagctgcacccaggcCTCCACCCCACCAACCCACACTCCACCAGCACCCAGGCCTGTCTGccgagccccccacacccagacccctctgctgagccccaaccaccttcacctggaagcccctgcacagtaccattgcccctgcacctgtaAACCCCCCCAGCAAGCCTCTgcacatccagatccccccacacctaaaccccacactgagctgcctgcacccagattgtcccacatagAATCCTCTCACCCAACACctgaatccccctccccccaactgatCCCCTCTACACTTGGATCATGCCTGGTTGAgtgtgcctgccccacacctggtgcagaggggcagggccccatggtgtttctggggcaggcccaggccttgtgctgtcaAGGTCAGATGCAGTCTCACTGCTGAGTCGGGGGGGGAGTGCGGGgtctgcagggtgatctcccaccttcgtacagccagtggcctgtgctccccattgCCAtactggagcctctgcatttatttattgacaaaacttgcaaaattttaaaatattgtgcacagaatttttttattttttggcgcagaatgtcCTCAGGTATAAAGtactccctctgtctctctccctttccttagCTTATGTGTAGAGTCAGCTACTGTAAAATAAAGCTTGTCCTCTGAAAAGTCTTACGTGATGAAAACGGGGGAGAAATTTCTCTGGTTGCCACTTCTGTCATACTCCGACAGACATAGTATGTTCCTTTGGATTATCACTTGCGCTGCATGACAGGAACGTTCCAGCGTCTGCTCTGCACACTGTCACTGTAGTGTTTCTTTTAGCTAATGATGTTCCTAACAGTgtgtcttctcttcttcctctcctgCACACACTGCTTAAAGATGAAGGGTCAAATCCTCTCCTCACTGAAGACAACAGCaaatctctcagggtatgtctacactgcacacgaAGTAGGACCCAGGCTTGTGGATTCAGTGTTTCCAAACCCGCGCTTGAGCATCGACATGGCATTGTGAACTTGGGTTTACAATTTCTGGAACTGGGTCTCGCAGCCGTGCTAGCATGTCCATGCTGCCCTACACAGACCTGACTcaggtctgcagcttgagctgcatccacactgcaaaataacagggcttggacctgagtccGATCGGAACTTGGGGTCtgacctgctccctgcagcaaggTCCTAGGACCTGAGTCCTGAGTATTTGCTGACCCGCGTCAGACTggtttgtgtgtggacggaagggGGGCTTAGGCTTAAagctgagtcagagcccaggcttagggtgtagtgtagatatactctcattgacttcagtagctgCAGGTGTGTTAGTAGTAACCGCTGTTGCAACCATACTGATAGTCCAAGTGTTAGTTTACAGAATGTAACTAATCCCGAGTCTGATAAGGGATGCTAAATGTAAATGGCTGCTGGGTTGTAAGGAGGTAGCAGATATtgagatggtgtgtgtgtgtgtggctggctggctgttggGCCAGCTATTTTAGCCACATGCTTCACCTAGGGAACTGTTGGCACCAGCTTCATCTGGATTGTGAAACTTTTCCTGATTTCTCATAGGGGATGCTTCTGAGgttattttctgtctttcttgTATCAGCAAAGAGCTGTGACATGTCTAGGTATTCTCATATTTGCACACACATGCTGTCAAAAAGCAGTGCATCCCACTATGTCAGTATACTAGTAGTAGTTAATCTGAATCACATGAATTGTCCACTATGCTTTCCAGCTCCTTCTCTATGGAACAACATGTTCAAAGATTAAAATCAAGAGCCGGCTTAAAGCTATCCAGGGCTTGAAACATGCTATCTATACCTAGTCTCCTCTGTAAGCTGACTTTAGAGTGAAAATTTCTCTCTCCTATTAGGGTGAAAATGGAATACAGTTTCTGCTCTTCAGGAGGGTTATAGACTCTTCAGTGAAATTTCTCATCAGGAACTGTTTGGGTTCATTTGGGAATAATATTAAAAAGCATTGGTTAATTTAAGCACAGAATTCACTTGATCCTCATACTGTCTCTAAGTGAACCCGTGGTGAGGCTGTTTTcagtctagttcagtggttctcaaacttttgtactggtgacccctttcacatagcaaacctctgagtgcgaccccccccccataaattaaaaacactttttttatatttaacatcattataaatgctggaggcaaagcggggtttagggtggaggctgacagctcgtgccCCCTATGTAATAATcctgtgaccccctgaggggtcccgacccccagtttgagaacccctggtctagttaGTCTGCAGGCAATTTCCTGTTGTCAGGAAATAATCATAGAGTCCAAGCCTGACCAACAGAGGTTGCTTTAAAAGGGCATTTTGTCTGCCTCAACCATTTCATTACCCAAGGCTTGAGTCTCTGTCTTGCACCTTGTGAAGTTATTTACGGCAGTACAAACAAACTATCTGAATGAAAGGGTGaatctgatttggtagcattttacactcattttgcaccagtataaacagggccggctccagggtttttgccgccccaagcggagcaaaaaaaaaaaaaaaaaaaagccgcgatcgtgatctgcggcgccaattcggtgggaggtccttcgctccgagtgggagcgagggaccgtccgctgaattgccgccgaatagctggatgtgctgcccctctccggagtggccgacccaagcacctgcttggcaagctggtgcctggagccggccctgagtataaATGACTTtacaggctgcagggcagtagAAAGTCAGGCTTTCGGGCCCAGTCAGAGATACCGATTTcgatgggagttaagtgccttgatacctttgaggatcttggcctcAGTGTCCAAATAAAGGTCCTGCTCGTCAAAAGACTTACGCAGGTGCtaaactttatgcactgtgaattatcccattgacttcaaaggaactaCGCACGGGGCACATTCATCATGTACGTAAGTCTAGGTCAGACTGGGTCCAAAGTGTTAGTGCTCTATAGCAGGATAGTGTAGTGCAGAGATAAAACCAAATCATTGCAAAGCACTAAATCCAGCTTGTCCTGTGATATGCCCCTTCCCAGGAATCTGATTTCTTACCTAATATATGTTGTGTGAGagaaaaatgtaaatatgtaTATAGTTCAAATTTAACAATTCCATTTCTATTAAAGAGACAAAAGAGCCAGGCTACATCTTgtcaaataacactgctctacagccaaaatgcttctgaaataaatgtagtcaaactttactaattctgggtcactgagaacgaaaatgatgcttaaaattgttgcttGACTCtaattttcaagatatgctattgggtcagtatatacgacccttgacttgggaatggcggaggataagtgagttataaagggaagggatctcaatttaaaccagaaatgactaaaatacatctttgactggatctatgaataaatctatgactgggtttggacagtacttgctttttaggcaaaacaatgaatgatgcaatctgaagctggtattgcgtcatacatgatatgaattgcatcatgttattcctagaagtcatggatgatgcaatcctaacgaagcttacatcactctgctgaacaaattgccctatatcagctctagaaatcatacagtgtaatgctctcttatttgtcagtgtttgattttgcaaagggacacatttctgtttagccaaagtgagcagagatgcctcgtacttgtgtgaacagtgcagataacttctgctatgtttgtggtgaagtgacttttgcatcacaaaagcgcagtataaccactatggttaagaaagcctatcacctttattttggctgcaaaattggagatcaggacaagaggtgggccccacacatatgctgcaacacttgtgcaacaaatctttgccagtggttgaacaggaaaaggaaatctatgccttttgcagtgccaatgatttggagagagccaacagatcatactagcaattgttacttctgcatggtgcctccagttgggaaaggtgtgtcaaagaagaaaaagtggactgtgcattatccaaacattccatcagctatacgcccagtaccccacggagaaggactgccggttcctgatgcaccagaatcattctcacttgagtcagacgaggaagaggatgaaacttctggtcctgaaccatcaatgtcacaagacccacattttctcccatcctcctcctctgaaccacacctcataacacaaggtgaactgaatgaccttgtcagggatttggaactacccaagagtaaggcagagctgttgggctccagactacagcagtggaatctcctggcaggtgatgttagggtttccatgttccgtgaccgtcaaaaggatcttgtcccattcttcttcatggaaggtgatcttgtagcctgcaacaacatcgatggtgtgatggcagccctcaacatcgtttacgatccagatgagtggcgactgttcattgattcatcaaagacgagtcttaaagctgttttactgcataatggcaatgttttaccatcaattccagttggtcatgcagtccatatgaaggaaacctatgacaacatgaaacaacttttgaggtgcataaa encodes the following:
- the COPS9 gene encoding COP9 signalosome complex subunit 9, whose product is MKPAVDEMFPEGAGPYVDLDEAGGSTGLLMDLAANEKAVHADFFNDFEDLFDDDDIQ